The following is a genomic window from Euwallacea similis isolate ESF13 chromosome 4, ESF131.1, whole genome shotgun sequence.
gaaattaaattcttactGGGCCTTCCTACCAATGCGAATCCGTTAAAACAAGAAACACCATATGGAGTTATACCAATAAGAAATTCTTCAATACTAGTACTAAACGGAGACTTAAGTGGAAAGAACTTTCTTCTTGAAAAGCTCTAATAACCTTTTACTGGTGTGTTGCAGCTTCTTCATTAAGCAAATTGATCTACGAAATTTGCATGTTTCTGCAATGTAGGCGCAAAAGCCATCCGCAGATGCAATAGTACCTTGATTTCTTCATATCTATATAACTGTCGCCCATCTGCTGTACAAGTAAGTGGGTGAAATGGACATCCATTTAAAATGATGAGGAGTAAATTTGAACGATCTGTTATGCCGAATCATTAAACTATTGACCACCTTCCTTCGGTAACTCGTAACGAGAATCTCATaagtgaaataataataataaattgccaCAATGGCCTGTTAACACTTAAAGTACGACTCACGCTTCTTGCACAATGCTCCTAGGCCAGTGATTTGCTGATGAAACGTCTGaggttgatattttattaagtcCATCCAATCTTCAATTAATCAATCGATTCTAACCATCTTACCTTGCTTTCTCAAACGCGCGTATGATACTTAATTTAACTCGAATTTTTGTGGCATTTTACGTCGATCATGAGTGGCTACTTTACTATCAGAAACAATCTTGTTACGTAGCAGATTTAAGCTCTTAAATGCCAAAAGAGATTAGTTCAATCACGCACATTTGAATACAATGCCAATAGCCTACACATGGGCGCGAATTACTTAACCAGTCTTCCCATGTTCGTCATTATAAGACCAGCGAATTTACATACGAATCCAAGTTCAAATGCATACTAAACAGAAAAAACTACTTACAGTCCTGCTCCTTTGCCCGTAGATCTCCACCCAACACAGGAAAAGGACGAAGCACAGGATCAGTTTCATTTTCAGGACGGGGAGGCACTCATGAAAAGATCAGCGAACCCGAAGATCCATGTGACTGCAAACGAAACCCTGCGAAGGAACCCAAATGTCTGATGAGTAGTGTTACATAGCGAAATAATTACAGTTGAATTTTCACCACTTTACTATTAAGGAACCCAATTAGATATCACATAAGTGCgcaattttccattaaatttaacCCAAAAACGCTTATCTGAGGCCAGTTTTTGCCTTAATTTGTGGGTATTAGCACGCATTTTCCCTGCACACCTCATTAAATGCACACATGCGGAAATTCTTATGTAACAATGCTTAATCATCTTAGACCGCATAACTCTCTTAAGAGTGTTTTTATCATCGCAGTCGATTCGTCCTAAGACTGTTCGTCAAAGGTTGCGGATAAGGGGCTCGCAAGACGTAACTGAATTTTGAGGCGCCCCTGACCGGTATTTCCAGAAGGAGCAGGCCGAAACATGTCCGAAAGTGAGTTGCAACATATGTACGTGAAAAAGAATAACATGGTTCTTGCGATAGTTGCTATATTAAAGCGAAAATGCCAAATAGCTTTTTTATCCGTATGCAAACCGGTATTAATACGAACACATAATAAGCGAAAACTGGATTTAGGTTACTTTGGAAAGGCGGAATATCATGGCTTAACTATACAAAATTCGTTTCAGACACATAAGGTGACAACTTTATTCCCCTTCCTGGTTGCCGAATTCTAATTTAGTAAAAGAGCTCTTCGTGCCCAGCTCCCCTTTAAATCTTACCATTTCTTTCCTCCCGTTCTGCAATCCACTCGGCGGCTCTCCTGATTATCCCTAACGTCCGCAAATCACCCGGTATATGAaccaaatttcgaaaatgaaCCGTAAACGTGCGAACACCCGGTATGACACGATCGCAACTAATCAGATATAACTGTGACAGTTAGCGGCGGTTatgtatttcaattaaaaatttcataaaatcgACTAAAATCCAAAGACTCATTGGTTTCCCTCTCACTTGAGGGGGGCGTCacctaaacaatttttcttagcTGCAGCAGCACTGCTCATCGATTGCTTGGCAGCTTGTGGAGATACGCGAAGGAAAATTCTGTGGCGTGGTGCCGCTCTTAAAAACCTTTCTCCTCGCTTATGGGGTACCCCATGGTAGGGGGTCCAACCAAGTGGCCGCCACCAACTGTCGCCTTCACTTCTTGCACGCGGATATACAACAACCATGCATTCAATACTACCTTGAGACAGTTTCAATTGCAGCAATTAATACAGAAATGAGACGTTTTAAGACAATAATCctaagattaattttttacccgAAAAATATAACTAAACTGGTACCAGCGTTACCATTCACAATCTATTGAATGGCTAATTGATTGAAAGTTGCCATTAGTTTTGCTGATTTAATGCAGCCGGGGTGCAACTCCATCTCATTGAGCAAAAGGGTTGGCTGTTCCAAGTACTACATTCgggacaaaaaaattggacattcCTCCAGCACGTccgaaataataaattcttcaaTATGCGAAGGAGAGCTCTCCCGAGTAATCACGTCAGAGTGACGTGAGTTTACTGACATTGCGCATGGCTGAGCTACGTTAATTGAACaattttgacgtcatttccAGAAACACGGGAGGAGTTTGGTGACAGATTGACGTCATGAGAAGTAATAGTGGACAATTAGTAAACTGGTCATTATGCTCATCCTCCTTTTAAGTAGGAGAAGCCTCGTCGTCTAACATCTTGACCAGCTGTGTGTACGCCCGATTTTTCAAACTCCTCGTAACTTTGCCAGCAAGATTATTTCTATagaatttttgtcaaatcCTCTGCTCTAATTCCattgtttctatggaaattatcttgccGAAAAAGTTACCAGAAGTACGAAAAACCGGACTTTAGTCTGATGCATGCCATGGGTAGTTGTCCAGCAGTGCAGAAATGTCCGCTTAATATTTAGTGATCGGACCGCTACGCTTTTCGAGACTCCCACCATCGAAAAAAAACCGGTAGGACACGCGTGCAGACGATCTGCTTCCTCCTACCTGAAATTTGTTGTATTGGGGgcgttttgaaaaatattttatgcaaGTTCCATGGAACAGTTATTCTATAATTTCATTCATACTCAAATATCGCGCCAGAAAGAGTAATTTCTGATCGTGGTatctattttcttttattgctaACAAGAAGTAGCTGCGATCCATCATCTATTAATAATAGATAAGATTGTTAAGACTCTACCTTTTCTATCagattcaaattttcttcttcatttcttATATAGAAAGCCTATTAGGAAGTCAATCACGTCCAtaacaagtaaaaaaaaactcctcaATATGACGCCTCTAAGAGTTCTAGCTCTTCTGTGCTCACTTTTCATAAATTAAGTGAGCGGATATGATTACACGATcaacccccccccccccctaaTAGGGCTTCACTTTGGCGGGTTGACTGGACCAACCAGCCAACTATAATGGTAATGAGTATTTCTATGGAGCAACTCGTGTGAGTaattctcaattaaaaaaataactcttGCATAACAAAACGAAAGATTCGTTATGAGAAACATCATGGACAATGCGGCCCATGCGAAGACGACTGAAGCGACCTAGCGCTCATAAGTAACGAAAACGGAGGCACTTTCGGCAATGGAGTTATCGTGGCTAATTACACTGTAGGTTCCACGATTAAAGTCACTTCGATGATCATAGCCAACAACCTGGGAAGTTTATATTTTCAGGAAGTACCAATAAGtaccaaataataaaatattgaacaaaaaaacaCCTCTAACTTCTTATCTATAGCATTTGTGAACTAGAAAATCCATTAGAGGCCGAAACAAAGGAATATTTCAAGTTGCTAAAATTAGCAAATGGGCAGGCCAATTTCCAAATCACTTCTTCTCATATTGATGCCGTGCAGAGTATCTCAATTACCTGAGGATCTTATATGTGAGAAACGTGTCTTGAGGGGTCATAGGACTggcttttaaacatttttagttaaaaacttatttgtgGTATAgtgtatttaaagaaattcttGAGGAATGTGCCAGGATGACACTGAAAATCTTAGTTGTGGAAGTTAGTTAGTGTTTCAGATCTTGTGCTGATATCAGAATTCTTTCTAAAAGCACTGAACCAGATGGTAGTGATGAGGACAAGTCAGGCTCAGAGGAGGATAGTTCTGGTAAAGGATCAATCTGTGAGAAAGACTCCAGTTGAAGTATTGAAGATGAGGTTTCTGATAGTTCCAAGGAAGACACATTACAAGCTTGCATATTGAGGGGTATTTTATATCCTCTAAATGGGAATCATCAAAAGAAACACGCAAAATGTTTTGTAAATGACAaggactttatttaattttacctaATATGTAATGTTTTTAAGTACAAATTGTACAAATTTTTATGTCACGCCTTATGGAGCCTTAACACTTGTAGAATTTTAAGTAGTTGAttatcaccatttttttttctaattaaccCACAATACTGGTAGCCCCTCGTAAAGCCAAATATCCAGCAGTAATATCCATAGGCAAGTCAATAATCGTGGCGTATTCCTCCTTATTGGCATACCTCAGCCTGCTTTGAGGATCAGTGTATGGGGCGACCAATCCAGAGAGATCAGAAAACTTTTCGGCAGGTTTAAATGATGGTGGGGCATTAATGCAGCTATAGTGCAAGGCATTTTCAGCCCATGGCAGGATTTTTTCCGATGAGACAATTTGTTTAAGGCCTTTCCAGGAGCGTTTTTTATTACCTTGCCTGAATAGGAACCAAGAAGTGGATTTGAACACTGGCTTTTGGTCGAGAGTTTGAGGGTCTGAGTTCATCTCTACAGAAAAAACATAGTTTaaaatggatttaaaaattgagtttatttaatatttgagaATGTTagagaatataaataaacaaaattatgaagatAATAAACGGATATCTAACctcaaaaattggaatattgcATTACTCAAACAAATCAGTCAAATGTCAAAATCTAAACGTCAACAGGCACTTGGAGGACAAATGAATATCGGTAGCCATACTccataataattgttaatttgtcTGAATAAATTCTTCGTTTTTCTTACTTTTGCTAAGAAATTTTACTTGTTCTTACTTTATTGAACGTTATTACCTTCTTTGTTTAATTCAGactgttattaaaatatttcaatatctcaaaaagttTTGCAGTGAGATATTCAGAGGTCCCTTCACTTTGGACGGTTCTAGATTGAATTCAGTTCACATTAGATTGTGGATTTTAAGTTTCAGGCACACATCTAGGCGATAAAATTAAGAGCAAGCTAAAAGGTAAATGTTGCGATATTAAATTATGTGAGTGTCCATATAAAAAATACCAGAGAATCCCCACTTTAAACATGTCCTCGAGGTCCAATTCCCACTAAAACCTGGATTTATTTGAAGACCTAAGAGTAGGCGGGTCAAACCATAAGTTTAAATATAGGTACAAAAGGTTATACCTAAGCAGTGGTGTAACTATTTTACTAgatttattaactaaaaatgaCATTTCCCCTCATTCATAGGGTTCTTAGTGCTAATGTAATAGGCTTTGACAGTGAACATAAAATGACCATGGGGCACCTTTACATGAGGCAATTTTTGACATATCAATGAAGCTGAACCCCCATTATTAACAAGGTCTCAACTACTTTCCTGCCTTGCAGAAATGTAGCTATATCACTGTATTTGGAAACCTGAAAAATTAAGGgagtattttgaataaaaactaCCTACttatttttgcacttaaaaaCCTACCCTTAAAGTCAAATCCTCAATGaaagatgaaaattttgaccttcaaggattgaaaattgataataaaacaaactttGCCAATACTTCAATTACAAAAAGAatcatatatattttacataactTAAAAAGCTAtacaataattacaatttgtaCCAATAAAGTACAACTGGAAAGTTCCACATTTATCTGAAGTAATATCAATCAGATCTCCATGCCCACCTTGCCCAGTCCTACATCGCGTTTGGTTTGACTTATCAACAAAACAACAAGAAGGCAAACCGTGACCTTTTCAGTTCTTCATACCGAATCTAAAACCAATCCCTTATCAGACCAATTGTTCATTACTGCTGGCTGATAAGTCCAGCAATCGCCATGCCGCTCTTGGATCCGTCTCTGTAATATCCCTGCACAAAACCCACACGTAATTC
Proteins encoded in this region:
- the LOC136408196 gene encoding INO80 complex subunit C, with amino-acid sequence MNSDPQTLDQKPVFKSTSWFLFRQGNKKRSWKGLKQIVSSEKILPWAENALHYSCINAPPSFKPAEKFSDLSGLVAPYTDPQSRLRYANKEEYATIIDLPMDITAGYLALRGATSIVG